The following are encoded in a window of Candidatus Tectomicrobia bacterium genomic DNA:
- a CDS encoding DUF3185 family protein produces MSPQRILGFVLVAVGVLLLVFGFNATDSTVNRASEALTGQYTDRTMWFLVTGTAAAIGGFLLAAFGSRRRFD; encoded by the coding sequence ATGAGCCCGCAGCGAATCCTTGGCTTCGTCCTCGTCGCCGTCGGGGTGCTGCTCCTGGTCTTCGGGTTCAACGCCACCGATTCCACCGTCAACCGGGCCTCCGAGGCCCTGACCGGCCAGTACACCGACCGCACCATGTGGTTCCTCGTCACGGGCACGGCGGCCGCCATCGGCGGCTTCCTGCTCGCGGCCTTCGGGAGCCGCCGCCGGTTCGACTGA
- a CDS encoding fumarylacetoacetate hydrolase family protein, with protein sequence MKLLTYQAGNGPRVAVLTAAGVEDVVPETGDACAVIAAGGAPKTNGKPKPLSSVKLLAPIAELKRPVIAVGLNYKKHADEGARKRGRPVGVYPEIPVYFTKWIGSHNGPEGDILYHPITKELDYECELVIVIGRKGINIPKEKALDYVYGYTIMNEVSARDIQVRHLQWFKGKALDSFGPLGPWIVTADEVGDADNLAVQSRLNGQVRQKSNTNDMIFNIATVVSVLSEGFTLVPGDMIATGTPEGVGFAMDPPGLMKPGDVIECEIEKIGVLRNRVVAPKG encoded by the coding sequence ATGAAGCTGCTCACCTACCAGGCCGGGAACGGCCCCCGCGTGGCGGTGCTGACCGCCGCGGGGGTGGAGGACGTGGTGCCCGAGACGGGGGACGCCTGCGCCGTCATCGCGGCGGGGGGCGCGCCCAAGACGAACGGCAAGCCCAAGCCCCTCTCGTCGGTCAAGCTCCTCGCGCCCATCGCGGAGCTCAAGCGCCCCGTCATCGCGGTGGGGCTCAACTACAAGAAGCACGCCGACGAGGGCGCCCGGAAGCGCGGGCGGCCGGTGGGGGTGTACCCGGAGATCCCGGTCTACTTCACCAAGTGGATCGGCTCGCACAACGGCCCGGAGGGGGACATCCTCTACCACCCCATCACGAAGGAACTCGACTACGAGTGCGAGCTCGTCATCGTCATCGGCAGGAAGGGGATCAACATCCCCAAGGAGAAGGCGCTCGATTACGTCTACGGCTACACCATCATGAACGAAGTGTCGGCCCGCGACATCCAGGTGCGGCACCTCCAGTGGTTCAAGGGGAAGGCCCTGGACTCCTTCGGCCCCCTCGGCCCCTGGATCGTGACCGCCGACGAGGTCGGCGACGCCGATAACCTCGCCGTACAGAGCCGGCTGAACGGCCAGGTTCGCCAGAAGTCGAACACGAACGACATGATCTTCAACATCGCCACCGTGGTTTCCGTCCTCTCGGAAGGCTTCACCCTCGTGCCCGGCGACATGATCGCCACCGGCACCCCCGAGGGCGTGGGCTTCGCCATGGACCCGCCGGGCCTCATGAAGCCGGGCGACGTCATCGAGTGCGAGATCGAGAAGATCGGCGTCCTGCGGAACCGCGTCGTGGCCCCGAAGGGCTAG
- a CDS encoding type II toxin-antitoxin system HicB family antitoxin gives MRKLQYLVRINKDPESDWGASVPDLPGCVATGKTIDAALRRIQSAIALHIEGLREDGLPVPRPRQRAIRPGRTKRQVDFYATVEIAA, from the coding sequence ATGAGAAAGCTCCAGTACCTGGTGCGGATCAACAAAGATCCCGAAAGCGATTGGGGGGCCTCGGTCCCTGATCTGCCGGGGTGCGTTGCCACCGGAAAGACGATTGACGCCGCCCTCCGGCGCATCCAGTCCGCGATCGCCCTGCACATCGAGGGGCTGCGGGAAGATGGACTGCCCGTCCCCCGCCCGCGCCAGCGGGCCATCCGCCCGGGGCGGACGAAGCGGCAAGTGGATTTCTACGCCACGGTCGAGATCGCGGCCTGA
- a CDS encoding reductive dehalogenase, which yields MAANYEVLPGYRRFNQKHNAIMRSSWDPKLASYDPRNVRSIKEHIQREDAGFDHLDFALSNGATTVASSLGTAINRPNSGITSWESLAKQWGRTFPIEADRLEPGDPDRMREALGKVARFYGADLVGFTPLDMRWVYSHHYDPRTGRNDPVEIPEGCDQVIVMGVSMDRDMFATAPTAIMMAETQRNYSILASLAGSMAEFIRTLGYRAVPCMNDTALSVPLAVDAGLAQPSRLGPAITPQFGPRVRFCKVITDLPLNAVKKSADFGVIEFCEACERCAQACPAKSLPLGPRTTEANNISNNPGVLKWYGNYESCRLYWSHLGTNCGICIRVCPFNHGKGFHHAIAKRLIRLKWRWVNRLLVRLHGWLGYGRQKDPRRFWNGAG from the coding sequence ATGGCGGCGAACTACGAGGTTCTTCCCGGCTACCGGCGCTTCAACCAGAAGCACAACGCCATCATGCGCTCCTCGTGGGACCCCAAGCTCGCGAGCTACGACCCGCGCAACGTCCGCTCGATCAAGGAGCACATCCAGCGCGAGGACGCCGGTTTCGATCACCTGGACTTCGCCCTCTCGAACGGCGCCACCACCGTCGCCTCCTCGCTGGGGACCGCCATCAACCGGCCCAACTCGGGCATCACCTCCTGGGAGTCCCTGGCCAAGCAGTGGGGCCGCACCTTCCCGATCGAGGCGGACCGCCTGGAGCCCGGGGATCCGGATCGGATGCGGGAGGCGCTCGGGAAGGTCGCCCGCTTCTACGGGGCCGACCTCGTGGGCTTCACCCCGCTCGACATGCGCTGGGTCTACTCCCATCACTACGACCCGAGGACGGGCCGGAACGACCCGGTGGAGATCCCCGAGGGGTGCGACCAGGTCATCGTCATGGGCGTGTCCATGGACCGCGACATGTTCGCCACCGCCCCCACGGCCATCATGATGGCCGAGACGCAGCGCAACTACTCGATCCTGGCCTCGCTGGCGGGCTCGATGGCGGAGTTCATCCGCACCCTGGGCTACCGCGCCGTGCCGTGCATGAACGACACCGCCCTCTCCGTCCCCCTCGCCGTGGACGCGGGCCTCGCCCAGCCCTCGCGGCTCGGCCCGGCCATCACGCCCCAATTCGGCCCCCGGGTGCGCTTCTGCAAGGTGATCACCGATCTCCCCCTCAACGCCGTGAAGAAGAGCGCCGACTTCGGCGTCATCGAGTTCTGCGAGGCGTGCGAGCGGTGCGCCCAGGCCTGCCCGGCCAAGTCGCTGCCGCTCGGCCCGCGCACCACCGAGGCCAACAACATCTCGAACAACCCGGGCGTCCTCAAGTGGTACGGCAACTACGAGTCGTGCCGCCTCTACTGGTCCCACCTGGGCACCAACTGCGGCATCTGCATCCGGGTGTGCCCCTTCAACCACGGCAAGGGCTTCCACCACGCCATCGCCAAGCGCCTCATCCGGCTCAAGTGGCGCTGGGTGAACCGCCTCCTCGTCCGGCTCCACGGCTGGCTGGGCTACGGCAGGCAGAAGGACCCGCGCCGCTTCTGGAACGGGGCGGGGTAG
- a CDS encoding type II toxin-antitoxin system RelE/ParE family toxin — MAPLPVEFHSEAAAETAAAEAWYRERGERAGDAFLAEVDHAVLQVAQAPARWPLHIAGTRRYLFRRFPFALVYREIHGVIQVVAVAHGRRRPGYWKARQA; from the coding sequence ATGGCGCCGCTTCCTGTCGAGTTCCATTCGGAAGCCGCCGCGGAGACAGCCGCCGCCGAGGCTTGGTACCGGGAACGGGGAGAACGAGCGGGGGACGCATTCTTAGCCGAGGTTGACCATGCGGTTCTTCAGGTCGCCCAGGCTCCCGCCAGATGGCCCCTTCATATCGCGGGAACGCGCCGGTATCTTTTCCGGCGGTTCCCTTTCGCGCTGGTCTATCGCGAGATTCACGGGGTCATCCAAGTCGTAGCCGTCGCTCACGGACGGCGTCGCCCCGGGTACTGGAAGGCAAGACAAGCCTGA
- a CDS encoding aldolase, protein MARTVEVGLAMRAAGYDWLFIDLEHGPFDLETAQQLSIAALTQGITPLVRVADLSPHLSTRILDAGAQGIVLPHVDSAEEARELVHVCKFPPEGGRSSGGGLAHARFEGMDPGKLLADVNREMLLVAMIETPGAGENADEIAAVPGVDVLLIGTNDLSTGMGIVGQHDHPRVNKVYEQVIAACKRHGKTAGMGGSYQPAMIERRVKEGIRFILAGSDLNFMMAGAKSMAETIRKAAG, encoded by the coding sequence ATGGCCCGCACGGTCGAGGTGGGCCTCGCCATGCGGGCCGCGGGCTACGACTGGCTCTTCATCGACCTCGAGCACGGCCCCTTCGACCTCGAGACGGCCCAGCAGCTCTCCATCGCGGCGCTGACCCAGGGCATCACCCCGCTGGTGCGGGTGGCGGACCTCTCGCCCCACCTCAGCACCCGCATCCTGGACGCGGGCGCGCAGGGCATCGTGCTTCCCCACGTCGACTCGGCGGAGGAGGCGCGGGAGCTCGTGCACGTCTGCAAGTTCCCCCCCGAGGGCGGGCGCAGCTCGGGCGGGGGGCTGGCCCACGCCCGCTTCGAGGGGATGGACCCGGGGAAGCTCCTGGCCGACGTGAACCGCGAGATGCTCCTCGTCGCCATGATCGAGACGCCCGGGGCGGGGGAGAACGCGGACGAAATCGCGGCGGTGCCGGGCGTCGACGTGCTGCTCATCGGGACGAACGACCTGAGCACCGGGATGGGCATCGTGGGCCAGCACGACCACCCCAGGGTGAACAAGGTCTACGAGCAGGTCATCGCGGCCTGCAAGCGGCACGGCAAGACGGCCGGCATGGGCGGCTCCTACCAGCCGGCGATGATCGAGCGGCGGGTGAAGGAGGGCATCCGCTTCATCCTGGCCGGCAGCGACCTCAACTTCATGATGGCGGGCGCCAAGAGCATGGCCGAGACCATCCGGAAGGCGGCGGGCTGA
- a CDS encoding DUF192 domain-containing protein produces the protein MRRVAAAVAVLIFLASALASAQARRAPLVIEQGIRRATVQAELAETARQREIGLMHRESLPEDAGMLFIYPEAARLTFWMKDTRIPLSIAFISAQGVITEILDMDPPRPGQPPRIYTSRERNRYALEVNQGWFRKKGIEPGARVRLEALGK, from the coding sequence ATGCGGCGCGTGGCGGCGGCTGTGGCCGTTCTCATCTTCCTGGCGTCGGCCCTGGCCTCGGCCCAGGCGAGGCGGGCGCCGCTCGTCATCGAGCAGGGCATCCGCCGGGCGACCGTCCAGGCCGAGCTCGCCGAGACCGCCCGCCAGCGTGAGATCGGCCTCATGCACCGGGAGAGCCTGCCCGAGGACGCGGGCATGCTCTTCATCTACCCCGAGGCGGCCCGGCTCACCTTCTGGATGAAGGACACGCGCATCCCCCTCTCCATCGCCTTCATCTCCGCCCAGGGCGTCATCACCGAGATCCTCGACATGGACCCGCCCCGGCCCGGGCAGCCGCCCCGCATCTACACCTCCCGCGAGAGGAACCGCTACGCCCTCGAGGTGAACCAGGGCTGGTTCCGGAAGAAGGGCATCGAGCCCGGGGCGCGGGTGCGCCTCGAGGCGCTGGGGAAATAG
- a CDS encoding addiction module protein translates to MTPNPAEILKEALSLPPEARAALAGSLLDSLDETVDEGAEAAWEAEISARLKALDSGQAATVPWAEVRRRITER, encoded by the coding sequence ATGACACCGAACCCCGCTGAAATTCTCAAAGAGGCCCTTAGCTTGCCTCCCGAGGCGCGTGCGGCGCTGGCGGGTTCGTTGCTGGACAGCCTTGATGAAACGGTTGACGAAGGAGCGGAAGCGGCCTGGGAAGCCGAAATCTCAGCGCGGTTGAAAGCACTGGATAGCGGTCAAGCGGCGACAGTTCCCTGGGCGGAGGTCAGGCGGCGCATCACGGAGCGGTGA
- a CDS encoding NADPH:quinone reductase: MRAGWYEKYGPAREVIQVGELETPQAGPGEVRVRLRASGVNPSDVKSRAGSRGPWRWERIIPHSDGAGEIDQVGPGVPASRVGERVWVFNGQWQRTHGTAAQYIALPALYAVPLPAGVSFEEGACLGIPAMTAHRALFTDGPIRGKTVLVTGGAGAVGFYAVQLARWGGARVIATVSGEQKAARAREAGADEIVNYRSEDVAQRVRALTGGEGVDHVVDVDFGENLPITSQVVKENGVAAAYASMRVREPVLPWYAFMQKGVLIRPVFVYTIPDEAKRAACRDINRAIEEGKIRHAVAQRYPLADLASAHEAQESGEVVGNIVVEVG; this comes from the coding sequence ATGCGCGCGGGATGGTATGAGAAGTACGGCCCGGCCCGGGAGGTGATCCAGGTCGGGGAGCTCGAGACGCCCCAGGCGGGGCCGGGCGAGGTGCGCGTGAGACTGCGCGCCTCGGGGGTGAACCCCTCGGACGTGAAGAGCCGCGCGGGCTCGCGCGGCCCCTGGCGCTGGGAGCGCATCATCCCCCACAGCGACGGGGCGGGGGAGATCGACCAGGTCGGGCCCGGAGTGCCGGCCTCCCGCGTGGGGGAGCGGGTGTGGGTGTTCAACGGCCAGTGGCAGCGCACCCACGGCACGGCCGCCCAGTACATCGCGCTCCCGGCCCTCTACGCCGTCCCCCTCCCGGCCGGCGTCTCCTTCGAGGAGGGCGCCTGCCTGGGCATCCCGGCCATGACGGCCCACCGGGCGCTTTTCACGGACGGCCCCATCCGGGGCAAGACGGTGCTCGTCACGGGGGGCGCCGGGGCGGTGGGCTTCTACGCCGTCCAGCTCGCCAGGTGGGGCGGGGCCCGGGTCATCGCCACCGTGAGCGGGGAGCAGAAGGCCGCCCGCGCCCGCGAGGCTGGGGCGGACGAGATCGTGAACTACCGCTCGGAGGACGTGGCCCAGCGCGTCAGGGCCCTGACCGGGGGCGAGGGGGTGGACCACGTGGTGGACGTGGACTTCGGGGAGAACCTCCCCATCACCAGCCAGGTCGTGAAGGAGAACGGGGTGGCCGCGGCCTACGCCTCCATGCGCGTCCGGGAGCCCGTGCTGCCCTGGTACGCCTTCATGCAGAAGGGCGTCCTCATCCGCCCCGTCTTCGTCTACACCATCCCCGACGAGGCCAAGCGCGCCGCCTGCCGGGACATCAACCGGGCCATCGAGGAAGGGAAGATCCGCCACGCCGTGGCCCAGCGCTACCCCCTGGCCGACCTGGCCTCCGCCCACGAGGCCCAGGAGAGCGGCGAGGTCGTGGGGAACATCGTGGTGGAGGTGGGGTAG
- a CDS encoding DUF393 domain-containing protein, translating into MAAPGDGRALLLWDGDCGFCRRSVAWVEARDRAGRIRSVPYQQASSPPMTDELRRACARWVHLILPDGRVLRAGRAALGVLALLGWERSAALLSLPPFVWLVEAGYWLVSENRGRLGRRLGFL; encoded by the coding sequence ATGGCCGCCCCCGGGGACGGGCGCGCCCTCCTCCTCTGGGACGGCGATTGCGGCTTCTGCCGCCGCAGCGTGGCCTGGGTCGAGGCCCGCGACCGCGCCGGGCGCATCCGTTCCGTTCCCTATCAGCAGGCCTCCTCGCCCCCCATGACGGACGAGCTGCGCCGGGCCTGCGCCCGGTGGGTCCACCTCATCCTGCCGGACGGGCGCGTGCTGCGCGCCGGCCGCGCGGCCCTGGGCGTGCTCGCCCTCCTGGGCTGGGAGCGCTCGGCGGCGCTCCTCTCCCTCCCGCCCTTCGTGTGGCTCGTCGAAGCGGGCTACTGGCTGGTGTCGGAAAACCGGGGCCGGCTGGGGCGGCGGCTGGGGTTTCTCTAG
- a CDS encoding type II toxin-antitoxin system HicA family toxin produces the protein MKVRDAIRLLEREGWVLVVTRGSHRQFKHPTKPGRVTVNGHPGDDMPKGTLGSVFRQAGLKRGQI, from the coding sequence TTGAAAGTCCGCGACGCGATTCGTCTCTTGGAGCGCGAGGGCTGGGTTTTGGTGGTGACACGGGGAAGCCACCGGCAGTTCAAGCACCCCACGAAGCCGGGCCGCGTCACCGTGAATGGTCATCCGGGCGATGACATGCCCAAAGGCACGCTCGGCTCGGTTTTCCGGCAGGCGGGACTGAAAAGAGGCCAGATATGA
- a CDS encoding DUF3309 domain-containing protein yields MTTVLLVILILLLVGALPTWPYSSGWGYYPSGTLGTVLIVLLILALLGRI; encoded by the coding sequence ATGACTACCGTCCTCCTCGTCATCCTCATCCTCTTACTCGTCGGCGCCCTGCCCACCTGGCCCTACAGCTCCGGGTGGGGCTACTACCCGAGCGGCACCCTCGGGACCGTCCTCATCGTGCTCCTGATCCTCGCCCTCCTGGGAAGGATATAG
- a CDS encoding YqgE/AlgH family protein produces the protein MRGASLLLAAALLLPGPLPGPGLRAQEPGVSPALPPPGSHQGELLIASPEMRDPRFREAVILLVRHNADGALGLILNRPLEEVPLAGLMQGLGVEGPGTEEGVLLHYGGPVRPGAGFVLHTAEEGFAPKEPLAPGYGVSPFAEVLRAMAGGKRPRRAVFILGYAGWGPGQLEAEMRRGGWETAPADEDLLFDADHRTKWERAMERRTRTL, from the coding sequence GTGAGGGGAGCTTCCCTTCTCCTCGCCGCCGCGCTCCTCCTGCCGGGCCCCCTGCCGGGGCCGGGGCTCCGCGCCCAGGAGCCGGGAGTCTCCCCCGCCCTGCCCCCGCCCGGCTCCCACCAGGGGGAGCTGCTCATCGCCTCGCCCGAGATGCGGGACCCGCGCTTCCGGGAGGCCGTCATCCTCCTCGTCCGCCATAACGCCGATGGGGCCCTGGGGCTCATCCTGAACCGCCCGCTGGAGGAGGTGCCGCTGGCCGGGCTCATGCAAGGCCTGGGCGTCGAGGGGCCCGGGACGGAGGAGGGGGTGCTCCTCCACTACGGGGGGCCGGTGCGGCCCGGCGCGGGCTTCGTCCTCCACACGGCGGAGGAGGGCTTCGCGCCCAAGGAGCCCCTCGCCCCCGGCTACGGCGTCAGCCCCTTCGCCGAGGTCCTCCGCGCCATGGCCGGAGGAAAGCGCCCCCGGCGGGCCGTCTTCATCCTGGGCTACGCCGGCTGGGGGCCGGGCCAGCTCGAGGCGGAGATGCGCCGCGGAGGGTGGGAGACCGCCCCCGCGGACGAGGACCTCCTCTTCGACGCGGACCACCGCACCAAGTGGGAGCGGGCGATGGAGCGGAGGACCCGGACGCTGTAG
- a CDS encoding DEAD/DEAH box helicase: MTEPNFTELGVAEPLRRALEAEGYARPTPIQAQAIPLLLEGRDLLGIAQTGTGKTAAFALPILQRLAAGREPAGPRSASALVLAPTRELALQISESFRTYGRHTGLRQAAVYGGVGYEKQIQALARGVDVLIACPGRLLDLLEQRKLRLDRTPILVLDEADQMLDMGFIRSVRKIISAMPGRRQTMLFSATMPESVAGLAAEILREPARVQVSPSAIMVDQVEQRVFFVGAQEKRALLSRLLKEPEMGRVLVFTRTKHGANRVTGHLADDGIAAEALHGNKSQGARQRALDMFRAGRLRVLVATDVASRGIDITDVTHVINFELPNVPEIYVHRVGRTARAGASGIALSFCDPQEQAFLRDIERLTKRPLAVAGGQPSRAVPAAAPKARPQRPARGARPKARPHARPQAQAQAQDRPPAAAAPSSSRKRRFRSWRAAARRAG, from the coding sequence GTGACCGAACCGAATTTCACCGAACTCGGCGTGGCCGAGCCGCTCCGCCGCGCCCTCGAGGCCGAGGGCTACGCCCGCCCCACCCCCATCCAGGCCCAGGCCATCCCGCTGCTCCTCGAGGGCCGGGACCTCCTCGGCATCGCCCAGACGGGCACCGGCAAGACGGCCGCCTTCGCCCTGCCCATCCTCCAGCGGCTCGCGGCGGGCCGGGAGCCGGCCGGGCCCCGCTCGGCGAGCGCGCTCGTCCTGGCGCCCACCCGCGAGCTCGCCCTCCAGATCTCGGAGAGCTTCCGGACCTATGGCCGCCACACGGGGCTGCGCCAGGCCGCCGTCTACGGCGGGGTGGGCTACGAGAAGCAGATCCAGGCGCTCGCCCGGGGGGTGGACGTCCTCATCGCCTGCCCGGGCCGCCTACTCGACCTCCTGGAGCAGCGGAAGCTGCGCCTCGACCGGACGCCCATCCTCGTCCTGGACGAGGCCGACCAGATGCTCGACATGGGCTTCATCCGCAGCGTGCGGAAGATCATCTCGGCGATGCCCGGGCGGCGCCAGACCATGCTCTTCTCGGCCACCATGCCCGAGAGCGTCGCGGGCCTGGCCGCGGAGATCCTCCGGGAGCCCGCGCGCGTCCAGGTCTCGCCCTCGGCCATCATGGTGGACCAGGTGGAGCAGCGCGTCTTCTTCGTGGGCGCCCAGGAGAAGCGCGCCCTCCTCTCCCGGCTCCTGAAGGAGCCGGAGATGGGCCGGGTGCTCGTCTTCACGCGCACCAAGCACGGCGCCAACCGCGTCACCGGCCATCTGGCGGATGACGGCATCGCCGCCGAGGCCCTGCACGGCAACAAGTCCCAGGGCGCCCGCCAGCGGGCCCTCGATATGTTCCGCGCGGGCCGCCTCCGGGTGCTCGTCGCCACCGACGTCGCCTCGCGGGGCATCGACATCACGGACGTGACCCACGTCATCAACTTCGAGCTGCCGAACGTGCCCGAGATCTACGTCCACCGCGTGGGGCGCACCGCGCGCGCGGGCGCCTCGGGCATCGCCCTCTCCTTCTGCGATCCGCAGGAGCAGGCCTTCCTCCGCGACATCGAGCGGCTGACCAAGCGCCCCCTCGCCGTCGCGGGCGGCCAGCCCTCCCGCGCCGTCCCGGCGGCCGCCCCCAAGGCCCGCCCCCAGCGCCCGGCGCGCGGCGCCCGCCCCAAGGCGCGCCCCCACGCCCGCCCGCAGGCCCAGGCTCAGGCTCAGGACCGCCCCCCGGCCGCCGCCGCCCCCTCCAGCAGCCGGAAGCGCCGCTTCCGCTCCTGGCGCGCCGCCGCGAGAAGGGCGGGGTGA
- a CDS encoding sulfurtransferase, translating to MLPFEIAPAELKRLIESGEEDILLLDVREPGELPLARIEGSLHIPMGDVPSRSIELDPEARIVVLCHLGQRSAMVAQFLRGRDFERVQSLRGGIDAWAREADPGAGRY from the coding sequence ATGCTTCCCTTCGAGATCGCGCCGGCCGAGCTCAAGCGCCTCATCGAGAGCGGGGAGGAGGATATCCTTCTCCTCGACGTGCGCGAGCCGGGGGAGCTTCCGCTCGCGCGCATCGAAGGCTCCCTCCACATCCCGATGGGGGACGTCCCCTCCCGCTCGATCGAGCTCGACCCCGAGGCCCGCATCGTCGTCCTCTGCCACCTCGGCCAGCGCAGCGCCATGGTCGCGCAGTTCCTCCGCGGACGCGACTTCGAGCGCGTCCAGAGCCTCCGCGGCGGCATCGACGCCTGGGCGCGCGAGGCGGACCCGGGAGCGGGGAGGTATTGA
- a CDS encoding 4Fe-4S dicluster domain-containing protein, with product MGAERRMDRKTFLKEGPLHLIRAFFQGANEGETKGYRPPAEDLLIRPPGAARPEARFLEVCLGSSACSIACPANAIRMVPRRDDPGLIAPLIRPSEAACVLCEDLSCMKACPTGALTLLPREEIRIGLAVVYPEKCFAWSGEEPSCSACADRCPIGAAAIAIEERDGAKGPVVREAGCTGCGVCEFYCPVYPAAVRIRELAEG from the coding sequence ATGGGCGCCGAGCGCCGGATGGACCGCAAGACCTTCCTGAAGGAGGGCCCCCTCCACCTCATCCGCGCCTTCTTCCAGGGGGCGAACGAGGGGGAGACGAAGGGCTACCGCCCCCCGGCGGAGGACCTCCTCATCCGCCCGCCCGGGGCGGCCCGGCCCGAGGCGCGCTTCCTCGAGGTCTGCCTCGGGAGCTCCGCCTGCTCCATCGCCTGCCCGGCCAACGCCATCCGCATGGTGCCGCGCCGCGACGACCCCGGCCTCATCGCCCCCCTCATCCGCCCCAGCGAGGCGGCCTGCGTCCTCTGCGAGGACCTCTCCTGCATGAAGGCCTGCCCGACGGGTGCCCTCACCCTGCTCCCCCGCGAAGAGATCCGCATCGGCCTGGCCGTGGTGTACCCGGAGAAGTGCTTCGCCTGGTCGGGCGAGGAACCCTCCTGCTCCGCCTGCGCCGACCGCTGCCCGATCGGGGCGGCCGCCATCGCCATCGAGGAGAGGGACGGGGCCAAGGGCCCCGTGGTGCGGGAGGCCGGCTGCACGGGCTGCGGGGTGTGCGAGTTCTACTGTCCCGTCTATCCCGCCGCCGTCCGCATCCGCGAGCTGGCGGAGGGCTGA
- a CDS encoding metal-dependent hydrolase, which produces MTPAGHAAVSVLAAQADRRLPPWALVMGGVLPDADYVFAGFDFFVSIHRVATHNLAFAFLAAGLAWGIAREEKGWAALAALAGVLLHCLADSVMDTNSANGIGVVIFWPFSDWMFSPFNLAPEVRYATQLPGLGTMIERSAWAVKWEAPFWLLAAVIWLRRRKDTLAGQGESHARGMV; this is translated from the coding sequence ATGACCCCCGCGGGCCACGCCGCCGTCTCGGTGCTCGCCGCCCAGGCGGACCGCCGGCTGCCTCCCTGGGCGCTGGTGATGGGGGGCGTCCTCCCCGACGCGGATTATGTGTTCGCGGGCTTCGATTTCTTCGTCTCCATCCACCGGGTGGCGACCCACAACCTGGCCTTCGCCTTCCTCGCCGCCGGGCTCGCGTGGGGAATCGCCCGGGAGGAGAAGGGCTGGGCCGCCCTGGCCGCCTTGGCCGGGGTGCTACTGCACTGCCTCGCGGACTCGGTCATGGATACGAATTCGGCCAACGGCATCGGGGTCGTGATCTTCTGGCCCTTCTCGGACTGGATGTTCTCTCCCTTCAACCTCGCCCCCGAAGTGAGGTACGCGACCCAGCTGCCCGGCCTCGGGACGATGATCGAGCGCTCGGCCTGGGCCGTGAAATGGGAGGCCCCCTTCTGGCTGCTGGCGGCCGTCATCTGGCTCAGGCGGCGCAAGGACACCCTCGCCGGACAAGGAGAATCGCATGCGCGCGGGATGGTATGA
- a CDS encoding ferritin-like domain-containing protein, which translates to MDAQTAIAGLNKILSLEYSAMLQHLQHSYLVQGKERAYLRGFFRGMAEGSFKGHTKQVGEKIVALGGLPTVEPAPIRQSADVTEMLQQALEAERAAQEAQKELLAKVQDDVPLRVMLEEMIRDEQEEIEQLEMLLAQKKPVISAKVVRLTKSA; encoded by the coding sequence ATGGATGCCCAGACCGCGATCGCAGGACTGAACAAGATACTCTCGCTCGAATACTCCGCCATGCTCCAGCATCTCCAGCACAGCTACCTGGTCCAGGGCAAGGAGAGGGCCTACCTGCGCGGCTTCTTCCGCGGGATGGCCGAGGGGAGTTTCAAGGGGCACACCAAGCAGGTGGGGGAGAAGATCGTGGCCTTGGGCGGGCTCCCTACAGTCGAGCCCGCCCCCATCCGCCAGTCGGCGGACGTCACCGAGATGCTCCAGCAGGCGCTCGAGGCCGAGCGCGCCGCCCAGGAAGCCCAGAAAGAGCTCCTGGCCAAGGTCCAGGACGACGTCCCCCTCCGCGTCATGCTGGAGGAGATGATCCGGGACGAGCAGGAAGAGATCGAGCAGCTGGAGATGCTGCTCGCCCAAAAGAAGCCGGTGATTTCGGCCAAGGTGGTGCGCCTGACGAAGAGCGCCTGA